The genomic region ATCAACTTTTTCGATTGGAGTAGCATGGACTTCAAAAGTCTTCATATCAAAATCACCGGTTGTCTTGGTGGCATTCCAGGTTGCAAAACTTCCAAGGGGATGGATATAAGTTACTTTCAGTTTGATTGTTCTGTTTCCAAGAGCCGGGAAACGGGCATCAAAAGTGCTGCCCTGATGAATGGAGGCCAGCAGGTCTTCACGCAGGTTGAAGGTGATCCAGCAATCCTTCAGGTTGACGATAGTAACCACCGGATATCCGGCCGAAACCAGTTCTCCTGATTCTGCAATGATATTGGCAACTTCACCATCGATGGGAGAATAAATTTTGGTTTCGTTCAGGTAACTTTTCACCTCGTTGATCACTCCTTCAGCCCTGGATACTAAAGCTACGGCGGTGGCTTTATCTTCGACACGGGTTCCTTTTTTGGCCTTCACCCAGATTGCTTTGGCTGCATTGGCCGTTTCGCGGGCTGCCTTATATTGTGTTTCGGCTTCATCGCGTTTTTGAGCCGGCATTACGCCTTCTTTATACAAATTGTTGACCCTTTGATAAGTTTTTTCGGCCAGTTCTGAAGCAGCTTGGGCTTTCAAAAAAGTGTTATAGGCTGCCTGTATATCTTCTGACTGGGCACCGGCTTTTGCTTTTGAATTCTGGGCTTCGGCCCCACGAAGGGCTGCATTGGCCTGTTCGAGTTTGGCTTCAACCTCAGGGCTCTTTAAAGTGAACAGCAGTT from Bacteroidota bacterium harbors:
- a CDS encoding efflux RND transporter periplasmic adaptor subunit yields the protein MNKKGTLLATIGFAALLIFLIYSTWLISRPKPVEVQGEVDATEIKVSSKLIGRIDNLPVHKGDEVIKGQLLFTLKSPEVEAKLEQANAALRGAEAQNSKAKAGAQSEDIQAAYNTFLKAQAASELAEKTYQRVNNLYKEGVMPAQKRDEAETQYKAARETANAAKAIWVKAKKGTRVEDKATAVALVSRAEGVINEVKSYLNETKIYSPIDGEVANIIAESGELVSAGYPVVTIVNLKDCWITFNLREDLLASIHQGSTFDARFPALGNRTIKLKVTYIHPLGSFATWNATKTTGDFDMKTFEVHATPIEKVDGLRPGMSALVDWNKISKK